Proteins co-encoded in one Afipia sp. P52-10 genomic window:
- a CDS encoding 2-hydroxyacid dehydrogenase, with the protein MAATGSTEKPDVLVFGPPKLTITKALGDGFVQHTFENQRDLGRIAPAMAERIRGIAVTELIRVDQAMLSKFPKLEIVSTFGVGYDHIDVGYARDHKIVVTHTPDVLTEETADAALGLLICTVREYVKADRYVRSGLWTNQPYPLTVGSMRDRTVGLVGMGRIGKAIARRLEAMKIPVVYHARRADPNVLHRHYPKLLDMAKAVDTLVVMTPGGSATSKLVNADVINALGPNGVIVNLSRGSVVDEEALIEALKSGSILAAGLDVYANEPVVPEALKALSNVVLLPHIASASVLTRGAMDQLVVENIKDWFAGKIPPTPVPETPVKGR; encoded by the coding sequence ATGGCCGCCACTGGATCGACCGAAAAGCCCGACGTGCTGGTGTTCGGCCCGCCGAAGCTGACCATCACCAAGGCGCTCGGTGACGGCTTCGTCCAGCACACCTTCGAGAACCAGCGCGACCTCGGCCGGATCGCGCCGGCGATGGCGGAACGTATTCGCGGCATCGCGGTCACCGAGCTGATCCGCGTCGATCAGGCGATGCTGTCGAAATTCCCGAAGCTCGAGATCGTCTCGACCTTCGGCGTTGGTTACGACCATATCGATGTCGGGTATGCACGCGACCACAAGATCGTCGTCACCCATACGCCTGACGTTCTGACCGAGGAAACCGCCGATGCCGCGCTCGGCCTGCTGATCTGTACGGTGCGTGAATACGTCAAGGCGGATCGCTATGTCCGGTCCGGCCTGTGGACGAACCAGCCCTATCCGCTTACGGTCGGCTCGATGCGCGACCGCACCGTCGGTCTGGTCGGCATGGGCCGCATCGGCAAAGCGATCGCCCGCCGGCTGGAGGCGATGAAGATCCCGGTCGTCTACCACGCCCGCCGCGCCGATCCGAACGTGTTGCATCGCCATTATCCGAAGTTGCTCGACATGGCCAAGGCGGTGGATACGCTGGTGGTGATGACGCCGGGCGGTTCGGCCACCAGCAAGCTCGTCAATGCGGACGTCATCAATGCGCTCGGGCCGAACGGCGTGATCGTCAACCTGTCACGCGGCAGCGTCGTTGATGAGGAGGCGCTGATCGAGGCGCTGAAGTCCGGCAGCATCCTGGCGGCGGGCCTCGACGTCTATGCCAACGAGCCGGTGGTGCCGGAAGCGCTGAAGGCACTCTCTAACGTCGTCCTGCTGCCGCATATCGCATCCGCATCGGTGCTGACGCGCGGGGCGATGGATCAGCTCGTGGTCGAGAACATCAAGGATTGGTTCGCCGGCAAGATACCGCCGACGCCGGTTCCGGAAACACCCGTGAAAGGCCGCTGA
- a CDS encoding AprI/Inh family metalloprotease inhibitor — protein sequence MGRRSPFLSLRWIGVAAAIWTIAGNTLFSDCASAQNATELAKEMVGQWELSTAGRDRTCVVTMKGDAAPLGKKLELEKACADSLPFTKDIVAWSIKGLDIVRLQDGKGEPVIDFTEVESGIFEGLRSGEGVYILQNLAAARELTRSTDQMIGDWSVVRGNGRAICSLTLTNNDAGNDNFQLFVKPRCDALITGFAPTAWRMERGELLMVSAKGETWRFEADDNAQWERVPRSAADPVLLVRQ from the coding sequence ATGGGCCGCCGCAGTCCGTTCTTATCTCTTCGATGGATCGGGGTAGCGGCGGCTATATGGACGATTGCGGGAAACACGCTGTTTTCCGATTGCGCGTCGGCGCAGAATGCGACGGAGCTCGCCAAAGAGATGGTCGGGCAGTGGGAGCTGTCGACGGCGGGCCGCGACCGCACCTGCGTCGTTACCATGAAGGGCGACGCCGCGCCGCTCGGCAAGAAGCTCGAGCTTGAGAAGGCGTGTGCCGACTCGCTGCCGTTCACCAAAGATATCGTCGCCTGGAGCATCAAGGGACTCGACATCGTTCGCCTGCAGGACGGCAAGGGCGAGCCGGTGATCGACTTCACCGAAGTCGAGAGCGGCATCTTCGAAGGCCTGCGCTCCGGCGAAGGCGTGTACATCCTGCAGAACCTGGCGGCGGCCCGCGAGCTCACCCGTTCGACCGATCAGATGATCGGCGACTGGTCCGTGGTGCGCGGCAACGGGCGTGCGATCTGCTCGCTGACGCTGACCAACAACGATGCCGGCAATGACAACTTTCAGCTGTTCGTGAAGCCGCGCTGCGATGCGCTGATCACAGGCTTCGCGCCGACGGCTTGGCGGATGGAACGTGGCGAACTGCTGATGGTCTCGGCCAAGGGCGAGACATGGCGCTTCGAGGCTGACGACAACGCGCAGTGGGAACGGGTGCCGCGCTCGGCCGCCGATCCGGTCCTGCTGGTGCGCCAGTAA
- the radC gene encoding RadC family protein, with the protein MPPDSKASTVATADMPHYHGHRERLRARFRDAGADALSDYELLEMVLFRALPRRDVKPLAKTLVTTFGSFAEAVNAPEARLAQISGLGEAAITELKLIAASAHRIAKGAIKNRVTLASWAAVIDYCRTAMAFADVEQFRILFLDKRNQLIADEVQQTGTVDHTPVYPREVVKRALELSATAVILVHNHPSGDPAPSRSDIEMTRSIVEIAKPLGIEIHDHVIVGKNGHASLRAMKLI; encoded by the coding sequence ATGCCCCCGGACTCTAAGGCCTCCACCGTCGCAACCGCCGATATGCCGCACTATCATGGCCATCGTGAACGGCTGCGCGCCCGCTTCCGCGACGCAGGCGCCGACGCGCTGAGCGACTACGAGCTGCTGGAGATGGTGCTGTTTCGGGCGCTTCCGCGGCGCGACGTGAAGCCGCTCGCCAAGACGCTGGTGACGACGTTCGGCTCGTTCGCCGAAGCCGTGAACGCGCCGGAGGCGCGGCTTGCGCAAATCTCCGGCCTCGGCGAGGCGGCCATCACCGAACTGAAGCTGATTGCCGCGTCCGCGCACCGCATTGCCAAGGGCGCGATCAAAAATCGCGTCACGCTCGCGTCCTGGGCCGCAGTGATCGACTACTGCCGGACGGCGATGGCCTTTGCCGACGTCGAGCAATTCCGCATCCTGTTTCTCGACAAGCGCAACCAACTGATCGCCGACGAGGTGCAGCAGACCGGGACGGTCGATCACACCCCCGTCTACCCGCGCGAGGTGGTCAAGCGCGCGCTCGAACTGTCGGCGACGGCCGTGATCCTGGTCCACAACCACCCCTCCGGCGATCCGGCACCCTCGCGCAGCGATATCGAGATGACGCGCTCGATCGTCGAAATCGCCAAGCCGCTCGGCATCGAAATCCACGATCATGTTATTGTTGGCAAGAACGGCCATGCCAGCCTCAGGGCGATGAAGCTGATCTGA
- a CDS encoding metalloregulator ArsR/SmtB family transcription factor has translation MSSHDMEKGLEEKGWEKKDPEKPEWLPRPVADRLLVLLKSRGPQTAADLGRTLGTTGENARQQLTRLAAEGLVAARTEARGVGRPTQVWQLTETGHGRFPDTHAELTLQLLRAVRETFGAYALDRLIDMREDDMLKAYQQELSGADDIRERVKRLAGIRSREGYMAEWREQDDTLLLLENHCPICAAAATCQGFCRSELAVFQDVLGPDVEVERIEHILAGARRCAYRIKPKAAPQA, from the coding sequence ATGTCAAGTCACGACATGGAGAAGGGCTTGGAAGAGAAGGGCTGGGAGAAGAAGGACCCAGAGAAGCCCGAGTGGCTGCCGCGCCCGGTGGCCGACCGCCTGCTCGTGCTGCTGAAATCGCGCGGGCCGCAAACCGCCGCCGACCTCGGCCGGACCTTGGGGACGACCGGCGAGAATGCGCGCCAGCAGCTCACCCGGCTCGCGGCCGAAGGCCTGGTCGCCGCCCGAACCGAGGCGCGCGGTGTCGGCCGCCCGACCCAGGTGTGGCAACTGACCGAGACGGGCCATGGCCGCTTTCCCGACACCCACGCCGAACTGACGCTGCAGTTGCTGCGCGCGGTGCGCGAGACGTTCGGGGCCTACGCGCTCGACCGGCTGATCGACATGCGCGAAGATGACATGCTGAAAGCCTATCAGCAGGAGCTGAGCGGCGCCGACGACATCCGCGAGCGGGTGAAGCGGCTTGCCGGCATCCGCTCGCGCGAGGGCTACATGGCGGAGTGGCGCGAGCAGGACGACACGCTGCTGCTGCTCGAGAACCATTGTCCGATCTGCGCCGCAGCAGCCACCTGCCAGGGCTTCTGCCGCTCCGAGCTTGCGGTGTTTCAGGACGTGCTCGGGCCGGATGTGGAGGTCGAACGCATCGAGCACATTCTTGCCGGCGCGCGCCGCTGTGCCTACCGGATCAAGCCGAAAGCCGCCCCGCAGGCTTAG
- a CDS encoding MFS transporter, which yields MSNPKPEPGWGALLSGANAVRSLALAGGVALHAINVYIATTILPSVVTDIGGLDYYAWNTTLFVAASILGSALSSKLLLHAGPRNAYAISAVAFAIGTAICGFAPSMPVMLAGRFVQGFGGGFLLSLSYAMIRLVFAEALWSRAMALVSGMWGVATLVGPAIGGVFAEFGVWRAAFWSLVPLAVLFGVLAATVLPRQMGDRDGAAALPLSQLVLLIAAVLVVSIGSVSANISRNFAGAAGALTLTLLLIAVERRATDRLLPDGAFQLSATLGSLYAVMSLLAVTVTSSEVFVPLFLQVLHAQSPLAAGYLAALMAAGWTVGSITSSSLGSKGVSRAVLVSPVLGVTGMSMLAVLMPVQTGGDWLVLALICVALFSIGFGVGLAWPHLLTRVLQVAPRDQQALASASITTVQLFATALGAALAGMIANLAGLAEPGGTAGTANAARWLFAAFAICPLLCLWIIARRSPMRPARQTQPAE from the coding sequence ATGTCGAACCCGAAACCGGAGCCCGGCTGGGGTGCATTATTGTCCGGGGCCAACGCGGTTCGCTCGCTGGCGCTGGCCGGTGGCGTCGCCCTGCACGCGATCAACGTCTACATCGCCACCACCATCCTGCCGTCGGTGGTGACGGATATCGGCGGCCTCGACTATTACGCCTGGAATACGACCCTGTTCGTCGCCGCCTCGATCCTTGGCTCGGCGCTGTCGTCGAAGCTGCTGCTGCATGCTGGCCCGCGCAACGCTTATGCGATCTCCGCCGTGGCCTTTGCGATCGGAACGGCGATTTGCGGCTTCGCGCCGTCGATGCCGGTGATGCTGGCGGGCCGCTTCGTCCAAGGGTTCGGCGGCGGATTCCTGCTGTCGCTGTCTTACGCGATGATCCGTCTGGTGTTCGCCGAGGCGTTGTGGTCGCGGGCGATGGCGCTGGTGTCCGGCATGTGGGGCGTGGCGACGCTGGTCGGTCCCGCGATCGGGGGCGTCTTCGCCGAATTCGGCGTCTGGCGCGCCGCCTTCTGGTCGCTCGTGCCGCTCGCCGTGCTGTTCGGTGTTTTGGCGGCAACGGTGCTGCCGCGGCAGATGGGCGACCGCGATGGAGCGGCGGCGCTTCCACTCAGCCAGCTCGTACTGCTGATCGCCGCCGTCCTGGTCGTCTCGATCGGCAGCGTGTCGGCGAATATCAGCCGCAACTTCGCTGGGGCCGCCGGCGCGCTGACGTTGACCCTGCTGCTGATCGCGGTCGAGCGCCGGGCCACCGATCGGCTGCTGCCGGACGGCGCGTTTCAGCTCTCGGCGACGCTGGGTTCGCTCTATGCAGTGATGTCGCTGCTCGCCGTCACTGTCACCAGCAGTGAAGTGTTCGTCCCGCTGTTCCTGCAGGTGCTGCATGCGCAGTCGCCACTCGCGGCCGGGTACCTCGCGGCGCTGATGGCTGCGGGATGGACCGTGGGCTCGATCACGAGCTCGAGCCTGGGCAGCAAGGGTGTCAGTCGCGCGGTTCTGGTCAGCCCCGTTCTCGGCGTCACCGGCATGTCGATGCTTGCGGTACTGATGCCGGTCCAAACCGGCGGCGACTGGCTGGTGCTGGCGCTGATCTGCGTCGCGCTGTTCAGCATCGGTTTCGGTGTCGGCCTCGCCTGGCCGCACCTGTTGACCCGTGTGTTGCAGGTGGCGCCGCGGGACCAGCAGGCGCTCGCCTCCGCGTCGATTACCACGGTGCAGTTGTTTGCCACGGCGCTTGGCGCCGCGCTGGCGGGCATGATCGCCAATCTCGCCGGCCTCGCCGAGCCTGGCGGGACCGCCGGCACGGCCAATGCCGCGCGCTGGCTGTTCGCCGCTTTCGCGATCTGTCCGTTGCTGTGCCTATGGATCATCGCCCGCCGCTCGCCGATGCGTCCGGCAAGGCAGACACAGCCGGCCGAGTGA
- the map gene encoding type I methionyl aminopeptidase, with protein sequence MNYVEAAQAPLRKTGQIKLHGPAAFAGMRKAGALVAECLDLLADEVKPGVPTSHIDDVVRDFALSRGAIPATLMYRGYRYSTCTSINHVVCHGMPGDRPLKEGDIVNIDVTFIVDGWHGDSSRMYPVGEISRKAERLIDVTYEAMMRGIAAVKPGATTGDIGHAIQSFVEPQQMSVVRDFCGHGLGRMFHDEPNIIHVGRPGEGIVLRPGMFFTIEPMINLGKPHVKILSDGWTAVTRDRSLSAQFEHAVGVTETGVEIFTLSPGKRDKPPYVTAG encoded by the coding sequence ATGAACTACGTCGAAGCTGCCCAGGCGCCCCTCCGCAAGACCGGCCAGATCAAGTTGCACGGCCCCGCCGCCTTCGCCGGCATGCGCAAGGCCGGCGCGCTGGTGGCCGAGTGCCTGGATTTGCTGGCGGACGAAGTGAAGCCAGGCGTTCCGACCTCGCACATCGACGACGTCGTCCGCGACTTCGCCCTCAGCCGCGGCGCCATTCCGGCGACGCTGATGTATCGCGGCTACCGCTATTCCACCTGCACCTCGATCAACCATGTGGTCTGCCACGGCATGCCGGGCGACCGGCCGCTCAAGGAAGGCGACATCGTCAACATCGACGTGACCTTCATCGTCGATGGCTGGCATGGCGACTCCAGCCGGATGTATCCGGTCGGCGAAATCTCGCGCAAGGCCGAACGGCTGATCGATGTCACCTATGAGGCCATGATGCGCGGTATCGCCGCCGTGAAGCCCGGCGCGACCACCGGCGACATCGGCCATGCGATCCAAAGCTTCGTCGAGCCGCAGCAGATGAGCGTGGTGCGCGACTTCTGCGGTCACGGGCTCGGGCGCATGTTCCACGATGAGCCGAACATCATCCATGTCGGCCGTCCGGGCGAAGGCATCGTGCTGCGGCCCGGCATGTTCTTCACCATCGAGCCGATGATCAACCTCGGCAAGCCGCATGTGAAGATCCTGTCCGATGGCTGGACCGCGGTGACCCGCGACCGCTCGCTGTCGGCCCAATTCGAGCACGCCGTCGGCGTCACCGAAACCGGCGTCGAGATCTTCACGCTGTCGCCGGGCAAGCGCGACAAGCCGCCTTACGTCACTGCGGGATAA
- the sfsA gene encoding DNA/RNA nuclease SfsA, producing MQFAGDLIPATLLKRYKRFLADVRLADGSIVTVHVANPGAMIGLQTPGARVLLSRSPNAKRKLPLSWELVEADFGTGSEFVGINTGHPNTIVAEALAARAIPELAAYSTICREVKYGKASRVDFLLEADGLPPCYLEVKNVHLMRQPGLAEFPDSVTARGARHLDELSAMVAAGARAVMLFLIQIGSADRFALARDIDPVYGLAFDRARAAGVEALAYTCLVRRDGIVLSRAVPIAEPPPGGGT from the coding sequence ATGCAGTTTGCAGGAGACTTGATTCCGGCGACGCTGCTGAAGCGCTACAAGCGCTTCCTCGCCGACGTCCGACTTGCCGACGGCAGCATCGTCACCGTGCATGTCGCCAATCCCGGCGCCATGATCGGGCTGCAAACGCCCGGCGCCCGCGTTCTGCTGTCGCGCTCACCCAATGCCAAGCGCAAGCTGCCGTTGTCCTGGGAGCTGGTGGAGGCCGATTTCGGCACCGGCAGCGAATTCGTCGGCATCAACACCGGCCATCCGAACACGATCGTCGCCGAGGCGCTGGCGGCCCGCGCGATTCCGGAGCTTGCCGCCTATTCGACGATCTGCCGCGAGGTGAAGTACGGCAAGGCGTCGCGGGTCGATTTCCTGCTCGAAGCGGACGGCCTGCCGCCCTGCTATCTCGAGGTCAAGAACGTGCACCTGATGCGCCAGCCGGGCCTTGCGGAATTCCCCGACAGCGTCACCGCCCGCGGCGCGCGCCATCTCGACGAGCTGTCGGCGATGGTCGCTGCTGGCGCCCGCGCCGTGATGCTGTTCCTGATCCAGATCGGCTCCGCGGACCGTTTCGCGCTCGCCCGGGACATTGATCCCGTCTACGGCCTGGCTTTTGATCGTGCCCGCGCGGCCGGGGTCGAGGCCTTGGCCTACACGTGCCTGGTGCGCCGGGACGGCATCGTTCTGAGTCGCGCCGTCCCCATCGCCGAACCGCCACCTGGTGGCGGAACCTGA
- a CDS encoding mechanosensitive ion channel family protein — protein sequence MPGIDDIYEFLQNLLRSIGAEVTSPWFYFQIGMILAGAGIAHLAALWVRSKVDVTSVAMGWLAPFRMMMRVLIGNAAIAAFAILMMVARIVMVASTWPSRSYLLAIAAKLAVAWLLIRLATSLIRNETAVRLVSLSAWFVAALSIVGLLDQTVAALDSVELMVGGLRLTPLLAIKVSVLLALALWLANVAGNIIDAWIATLHDLTPSVRVLISKLARILLISFAVVVVLAAAGVDLSALAIFSGAVGVGIGFGLQKIVGNFVSGVILLADKSVKPGDLVTIGDSHGQVRAMNTRYISVSANDGREFLIPNEKLVTERVVNWTYYDTNTRVDVAFATSYDANPRRVCEIAIEIAKATPRVAKVKPPSCSIVEFADQAMKFSLSFWITDPDKGIGNVRSQVMLGLWDAFKIEGSDSSYPIRDMRIDDAPPAAPDSAIEAHLR from the coding sequence ATGCCCGGAATCGACGACATCTATGAATTTCTGCAAAACCTGTTGCGGTCGATCGGCGCCGAGGTCACCTCGCCCTGGTTCTATTTCCAGATCGGCATGATCCTGGCTGGCGCCGGCATCGCCCATCTTGCAGCCTTGTGGGTGCGATCGAAGGTCGACGTGACGTCGGTCGCCATGGGCTGGCTCGCCCCGTTCCGCATGATGATGCGGGTGCTGATCGGCAACGCCGCCATCGCCGCCTTCGCGATCCTGATGATGGTCGCACGCATCGTCATGGTGGCGTCCACCTGGCCGAGCCGCAGCTACCTGCTCGCCATCGCCGCCAAGCTGGCCGTCGCCTGGCTGCTGATCCGCCTCGCCACCAGCCTGATCCGCAACGAGACCGCGGTCCGCCTCGTCTCGCTGTCCGCCTGGTTCGTGGCCGCGCTGAGCATCGTCGGCCTGCTCGACCAAACCGTCGCCGCACTGGACTCGGTCGAGCTGATGGTCGGCGGGCTCCGCCTGACGCCGCTGCTGGCGATCAAGGTCTCGGTGCTGCTGGCGCTCGCGCTCTGGCTCGCGAACGTCGCCGGCAACATCATCGATGCCTGGATCGCCACCCTGCACGACCTGACGCCCTCGGTCCGGGTGCTGATCAGCAAGCTCGCGCGCATTCTGCTGATCTCCTTCGCGGTGGTGGTGGTGCTGGCGGCCGCGGGCGTCGACCTGTCGGCGCTGGCGATCTTCTCCGGCGCCGTCGGCGTCGGCATCGGTTTCGGCCTGCAGAAGATCGTCGGCAACTTCGTCTCCGGCGTCATCCTGCTCGCCGACAAGTCGGTCAAGCCCGGCGATCTCGTCACCATCGGCGACAGCCACGGCCAGGTGCGGGCCATGAACACCCGCTACATTTCGGTCTCCGCCAATGACGGCCGCGAATTCCTGATTCCGAACGAGAAGCTCGTCACCGAGCGGGTGGTGAACTGGACCTATTACGACACCAACACCCGCGTCGATGTCGCATTCGCCACCAGCTACGACGCCAACCCGCGCCGGGTCTGCGAGATCGCCATCGAGATCGCCAAGGCGACGCCGCGCGTCGCCAAGGTCAAGCCGCCGTCCTGCAGCATCGTCGAATTCGCCGACCAGGCGATGAAGTTCTCGCTGTCGTTCTGGATCACCGATCCGGACAAGGGCATCGGCAATGTCCGCAGCCAGGTGATGCTCGGGCTGTGGGATGCTTTCAAGATCGAGGGCTCCGACAGCAGCTATCCGATCCGCGACATGCGCATCGACGACGCGCCGCCCGCCGCTCCGGATTCGGCGATCGAAGCGCATCTGCGCTAA
- a CDS encoding potassium/proton antiporter: MASLDSVSIAILLGAILVMAGILSSLIALRFGAPLLLVFLFVGVLAGDSGFGGIRFDDVRSAYLVGSVALALILFDGGLKTKLSAIQAVVAPSAVLATVGVLLTAVITAPVAKYTLGMNWIEALLVGAVVASTDAAAVFLLIHGRGLRLRPRVGATLEVESGTNDPFAIFLTLMLVELLAVGKSTPGSVIWDFVRELGLGTVIGIVCGRLVVLGLNRVALPQGLHAPFVATAAVVIFGIAQSVHSSGFLAVYLAGIVIGNRPTRAHNSVVVFLDAATWLAQIVMFVLLGLLVSPERLGTTFLPALAVALVLMFVARPLAVFLCLAPFPFPRREKMFISWVGLRGAVAIFLASIPLLVDLPNGAVYFDIAFVVVMVSLLVQGWTIAWAARRLNVALPRTERTLRRVELDLPGQLEQELVGYRVRKNSLFLKRRVIPSWSKPTLIIRSEQIFTPQEAEPVTAGDYVYLLAPPEKADSLDRFFQDMPSAPPVDPHMFGDFMVSGDITLGNLAEVYGVAVDPTQAALTLADFFDINLDHAPRIDDTLPIGEIVLVVRHIGGGRVNVVGLRLPEDEEPQAPPPKGRERAKRKVRQAWKSFVESL, translated from the coding sequence ATGGCGTCGCTCGACTCGGTAAGCATAGCCATCCTGCTGGGCGCCATCCTGGTCATGGCAGGCATCCTGTCGAGCCTGATCGCGCTCCGCTTCGGCGCCCCCCTGCTGCTGGTCTTCCTGTTCGTCGGCGTGCTGGCCGGAGATTCCGGCTTTGGCGGAATCCGTTTCGACGATGTCCGCTCGGCCTATCTCGTGGGCTCGGTCGCGCTGGCCTTGATCCTGTTCGACGGGGGCTTGAAGACGAAGCTCAGCGCCATCCAGGCGGTGGTTGCCCCGTCGGCCGTGCTGGCCACGGTCGGCGTGCTGCTGACCGCCGTGATCACCGCGCCGGTCGCGAAGTATACCCTCGGCATGAACTGGATCGAGGCGCTGCTGGTCGGCGCGGTGGTCGCCTCCACCGACGCGGCAGCGGTCTTCCTGCTGATCCATGGCCGCGGGCTTCGTCTGCGGCCGCGCGTCGGCGCGACGCTCGAGGTGGAATCCGGCACCAACGATCCGTTCGCGATCTTTCTCACGCTGATGCTGGTCGAGCTATTGGCGGTCGGCAAGAGCACGCCCGGCTCGGTGATATGGGACTTCGTACGCGAACTCGGGCTGGGCACGGTGATCGGCATCGTCTGCGGCCGGCTGGTGGTGCTGGGGCTGAACCGCGTGGCGCTGCCGCAGGGCCTGCATGCGCCGTTCGTTGCCACCGCTGCCGTCGTGATCTTCGGCATCGCCCAGAGCGTCCACTCCTCGGGCTTTCTCGCGGTCTATCTCGCTGGCATCGTCATCGGCAACCGGCCGACGCGCGCGCACAATTCGGTGGTGGTGTTCCTTGATGCGGCGACCTGGCTTGCGCAGATCGTGATGTTCGTGCTGCTCGGCCTGTTGGTGTCGCCGGAACGGCTCGGCACCACCTTCCTGCCGGCGCTGGCGGTGGCCTTGGTGCTGATGTTCGTGGCGCGGCCCTTGGCCGTGTTCCTGTGCCTCGCGCCGTTTCCGTTTCCGCGACGGGAGAAGATGTTCATTTCATGGGTCGGTCTGCGGGGTGCGGTGGCGATCTTCCTGGCCTCCATCCCGCTCCTGGTCGATCTGCCGAACGGCGCGGTCTACTTCGATATCGCCTTCGTCGTCGTCATGGTTTCTCTGCTCGTGCAGGGCTGGACCATCGCCTGGGCCGCGCGCCGGTTGAACGTCGCGTTGCCGCGCACCGAGCGGACGCTGCGGCGGGTCGAGCTCGATTTGCCCGGACAGCTCGAGCAGGAGCTGGTCGGTTACCGTGTACGCAAGAACAGCCTGTTCCTGAAGCGGCGGGTGATCCCGTCGTGGTCGAAGCCGACGCTGATCATCCGCAGCGAACAGATCTTCACACCCCAGGAGGCGGAACCGGTGACGGCCGGCGACTACGTCTACCTGCTGGCGCCGCCGGAGAAGGCGGATTCGCTCGACCGGTTCTTCCAGGACATGCCATCCGCGCCGCCGGTCGATCCGCATATGTTCGGCGACTTCATGGTCTCGGGCGACATCACCCTCGGCAACCTCGCCGAAGTCTACGGCGTCGCCGTCGATCCCACTCAGGCGGCCCTGACACTGGCCGATTTCTTCGACATCAACCTCGATCACGCGCCGCGGATCGACGACACCCTGCCGATCGGCGAGATCGTGCTGGTGGTCCGGCACATCGGCGGTGGCCGCGTCAACGTGGTCGGCTTGCGCCTGCCGGAGGACGAGGAGCCGCAGGCACCGCCGCCGAAGGGGCGTGAACGCGCCAAGCGCAAGGTGCGGCAAGCCTGGAAGAGCTTCGTCGAATCGCTCTGA
- the modC gene encoding molybdenum ABC transporter ATP-binding protein — protein sequence MLRVDVTKILGATTIEAAFESDGGVTALFGRSGSGKTSLINMIAGLITPDRGRIELDGEVLDDRDRRIHVPAHRRRIGYVFQDARLFPHLSVAQNLDYGRRMNGLKPDGAARDRIVQLLHLEALLDRRPGKLSGGEKQRVALGRALLARPRLLLLDEPIASLDKERKAEILPYLIRLRDQAGIPMVYVSHEADEVRLLANQVIRLQAGKVAARGGIDVLPQQDGFALTT from the coding sequence ATGCTGCGCGTTGACGTCACGAAAATCTTGGGAGCGACCACGATCGAGGCCGCGTTCGAAAGCGACGGCGGCGTCACCGCTCTGTTCGGTCGCTCCGGCTCCGGCAAGACCTCGCTGATCAACATGATCGCCGGCCTCATTACGCCCGACCGCGGCCGCATCGAACTCGACGGCGAGGTGCTGGATGATCGCGACCGGCGCATCCACGTTCCGGCACATCGGCGGCGCATCGGCTACGTCTTCCAGGATGCGCGGCTATTCCCGCATCTCAGCGTGGCGCAGAACCTCGACTATGGCCGCCGCATGAACGGCCTGAAGCCGGATGGCGCCGCCCGTGATCGCATCGTGCAGCTGCTGCACCTCGAGGCGCTGCTGGACCGGCGCCCCGGCAAACTCTCCGGCGGCGAGAAGCAGCGTGTCGCGCTCGGCCGTGCGCTGCTCGCGCGGCCGCGCCTCTTGCTGCTCGACGAACCGATCGCCTCGCTCGACAAGGAACGCAAGGCCGAGATCCTGCCTTACCTGATCCGGCTGCGCGACCAAGCGGGCATCCCGATGGTCTATGTCAGCCACGAGGCCGATGAGGTGCGGCTGTTGGCAAACCAGGTGATCCGGCTGCAGGCCGGCAAGGTGGCCGCGCGCGGCGGCATCGACGTGCTGCCGCAGCAGGACGGATTCGCGCTCACGACGTAA
- the modB gene encoding molybdate ABC transporter permease subunit, with translation MFDLSPAAWTAITLTLQIAVVATFVATPIGIGVAWILARKRFPGKMLVEALVHLPLVLPPVVTGYLLLLSFGRRGPIGAFLADTFGIVLSFRWTGAALACGIMAFPLLVRPIRLSFETVDMRLEQAAKTLGASPLRAFITITLPLALPGIIAGMVLCFAKAIGEFGATITFVSNIPGETQTIASAVYALIQTPSGDREAMQLIIVSIVLAFGAMLASEWFARRAVQRLRGD, from the coding sequence GTGTTTGATCTTTCCCCGGCCGCTTGGACGGCGATCACGCTGACCCTGCAGATCGCCGTCGTGGCAACCTTCGTGGCGACACCGATCGGCATCGGCGTCGCCTGGATTCTCGCGCGCAAGCGCTTTCCCGGCAAAATGCTGGTGGAGGCGCTGGTGCATTTGCCGCTGGTGTTGCCGCCGGTCGTGACCGGCTACCTGCTGCTGCTCAGCTTCGGCCGACGCGGTCCGATCGGTGCCTTCCTCGCCGACACCTTCGGCATCGTGCTGTCGTTCCGCTGGACCGGAGCCGCGCTCGCCTGCGGGATCATGGCGTTTCCGCTGCTGGTGCGGCCGATCCGTCTCTCGTTCGAGACCGTCGACATGCGTCTCGAACAGGCGGCCAAGACGCTCGGCGCGAGCCCGTTGCGCGCCTTCATCACCATCACCCTGCCGCTGGCGCTGCCCGGCATCATCGCCGGCATGGTGCTGTGCTTCGCCAAGGCGATCGGCGAATTCGGCGCGACCATCACCTTCGTCTCCAACATCCCCGGCGAAACCCAGACCATTGCATCGGCCGTGTACGCGCTGATCCAGACGCCGAGCGGCGACCGCGAGGCGATGCAGCTCATCATCGTCTCGATCGTGCTCGCCTTCGGCGCGATGCTGGCCTCGGAATGGTTCGCCCGGCGTGCGGTGCAGCGGCTGCGGGGAGACTGA